The nucleotide sequence AGAGtggaggtgaagagagaaggcgatgcgATGACGCGCAGAGAATGTAAGGGGTGGGGAGATGAATGGACAGTTGATAGCTCAAGCACGCGCGagcaagaaaagaggagggggtgcaaAGCACCAAGCTACGCAATACTGATAAGGCAACGTGACCCTCTCCAAACTCCCGGGGTCGCTACTGACGTGATATCGGAGGCGAGGGGAGGTGTGTCGGAGCAAGGGGAGTGAACACGGCGCACTCCATGTTTCCGCTAGGCATGCCGTAGTGTAcgtgcgcgtctctctctctctcacgcatAGCACTATGCCGTCCGTGTTGCGTGTTGTAGTGAGAAACAGATGAGGCTGCTTCTCATTGTTTTGGGGGGTGACACATAACGGAAATAAGTCGAGCGACACGaataaaagagagaaatCAGCGAAGAAAATAAAAATCAAGCCGTCAACGCATCGCACAGATGAAGCCCACTTCGGCACTGTCCTGCGAGGGCGCACAGCGCCTCTCccgctcacacgcacaccagcgcacgCCCTCCACTATTTCCGTGTGGTGAACATGAATAGCAACTCTGCCGAACAcaggaggcggcgggggtGCGTGGAGGAGAGCTCACCGACACACTTGCCTCCGCCCCGGCATGCCTGCTCGCACAAGCTTGCGGAAACACCTACCAGtacgcagagaagaggaggaaagggagctGAAGAGCAGGACTTTTCCCCTTCGCTCATTCTCTCTTAGTTCTTGGCGGCAAACGCAGCGATGCGCTCGCGGCGGCGTTTCAGCGCGGCCTTCTGGTTGTGCTTGCGCACGCGGCGAGTGTTCACCAACGCAGGGAGCCAGCCACCACGCTTGGAGTTGCAGAGATGCAGGGGCATGGGGCCCTTGATCCCATTGCGGTGATTCTTGCTCGACTGGTTGTGGTTAGTGTGGTTCTTCGACTTGGCCATCTTGAATGAACTGAATCTAGAGAAGCTGTCGCAATGAAAGAGCACAGCAGAAGTTCGGGGAGGTAGGGGGTGTAGGAGGCCGAAAAAGGGGGCCCATTGTGGAGTGTGGTGTTGGTGCAGGCCGCACACGAGGCACAATACAGGCGTAGGGGCCAgccgagagaggaggagagaggggtccgggggggggggaagggggaacgAGTTGGagcagagaagggaggacaAGGGTAACGAATAAATGAAAGGAGCACTTCATTATGGTCTAGCACCAcccacgtacgcacacacgcatgcattCAAACGCGCCTACCCGTACAGGAGCGAGCAACTAGCGGCAATGGAGAGGATGGCACAAACGAAGCAGGTGTCAGCTAGAGGCTTGTCCTTCCCTAactacacccacacagactCACCACTCGAGTACACAGGGACGACACTCATCGTGTGGGAGGCAGAGAACGTTCATGCGCCTTTGCTGGCGCTGACATTGTGTTCTGCGGCCTTTTGCTGTCTTTTCGTTTGATTTTTGCGTTCTTCCGGCGTGAAGCGCAATCCaaagaagacaaaaaaaacgGGAAAACAAAATCAGACACGAACACACGCGTacgcacgccgccgccttcgcttcAGAGGGGCCCTCAAGAGcgccaaagaagagaaaaaaagggggaaagcgGAATTGCCAGCAAAAGCCCAGTTCACATACAAGGGCAAGCACAAGCCTGTGTAGTGGTGTCGTCTGCTGATCTGCACCACCAACCTGGCTCTCAGTCTTGCGCTTCAAAGGAGCGAGTGAGCAAGACATGATGCGCAAGTGCATCTGTGGgtgcttcttccccttcgctCATTCTCTCTTAGTTCTTGGCGGCAAACGCAGCGATGCGCTCGCGGCGGCGTTTCAGCGCGGCCTTCTGGTTGTGCTTGCGCACGCGGCGAGTGTTCACCAACGCAGGGAGCCAGCCACCACGCTTGGAGTTGCAGAGATGCAGGGGCATGGGGCCCTTGATCCCATTGCGGTGATTCTTGCTCGACTGGTTGTGGTTAGTGTGGTTCTTCGACTTGGCCATGGCTACGAGTGAGTGttgatatatatatatatatatctgtgtgtatctgtgtgcctgtagtttgaaagaagagaaagaggaatgATGTTAGACAGCGCGCATAAGCGTGGGTGTGTTGGAGAAACGcccaaagaaaaaaagcaacacCGTGGGCACCGAGAGCAAACATGTGCGTCCATCCCCACAGAGGTGCGGAGGAGTCGCGGGGAGTCCCGTTAGAGGAGAGAGTAGGGCGAGCAGCGCGGAGAAAGAGTTGATTGACGGTAAGACAAGAGGGCAAACCGAGTGGCGAAAAGCGACACGAGAAGCGCGCTGAGAGCACAGGTGCGctcatcttttttttgttgttgttcgttCACTTCCACCTTCAtcgacacccacacacgaggagagagaactGCGGCGAGTGCATCAAGTAGCTCTTCCGCATGAAAGCTGCATCATGCACGCGCGTCACTGTTGCTTTGTGCTCCTTTGGGTGTTTTGCCGAGCACTTGCACTTCGGCAACAAAAGATGATGGCACTATTTCACGACACTGCAATACCTGGCGAGATCATCGACAGaaaacacgcacaagcacgaagaggggggacgTGGCGAGAGATAAGTGCAACtgacgagaaagagatgtATGATCAAGAATgagagaagagtggggaTACAAGACAAAGAAATAGACTGGGCGcagtagtagcagcagcatcactaCATCCAATCTCTCCTACCGCACCTCTCCTCGTCAGCGCGTTCTACACTGCGCACAGtgtcgagggagggggaaggagacaGGAGAAAAAGCAGAGAAAGTGGAGATGCAGCGATTCACCCGTGATAGGCGATGGAGAGACAAGACCCATATGCCCatgcggggggagggggccaaCGTCGACTCAGCGATACGGGCACGGTACACACACCACAGCTGAATCGAGCCGTTCCATTGTCGTACATTAGTCGTGCTCCAGTGACTTGAGGCTCTTGCGCTTCACCAGCAGGTCTACGATTTTCGTCAGGAAAGGTCGCAGGTGATAGGCGAGTTTCCCTACTATCGTCATGATGACCTCAGCATCGTCGCACAAGACGCCGTCCATGCACTGacgtgcgcacgcagcgggTGAGA is from Leishmania panamensis strain MHOM/PA/94/PSC-1 chromosome 35 sequence and encodes:
- a CDS encoding ribosomal protein L29, putative (TriTrypDB/GeneDB-style sysID: LpmP.35.3470) is translated as MAKSKNHTNHNQSSKNHRNGIKGPMPLHLCNSKRGGWLPALVNTRRVRKHNQKAALKRRRERIAAFAAKN